Proteins from one Asterias rubens chromosome 21, eAstRub1.3, whole genome shotgun sequence genomic window:
- the LOC117304798 gene encoding uncharacterized protein LOC117304798, with amino-acid sequence MFELKHGRFLPVPGFLLYDDTISVTGSTAVAVFLSLFFFQNCGFFQACRLLSRASPVECLAIGPEIAPTPLVPTPTHVTEIRQDPHQPSLSPGRDLHSHHGTPHPTSSREHCPKQATRELPRQGLLIPPVPAPPQHCQKHSKDNIRNKFDDVLKIVRNHPFWLDFPLHFQAKKEIMLLDVIFAKSEGTVMAYFYKCRQFLSWLELQGIPPMLPFSEQVLAIYLSHIKSHSNSDSALISTAASLRWLHSLVNVKSNPLDAPIVQHVIVSGRRELHHPPAQKQPISLSQVKAIVDLFAGPDASLLDLRSACYVSLKYALLFRHNEMAGMKATHLSELPNNKGISIFIPKSNTDIFRDGSTAFLCDTLDTYSPVAILRRFLEAAGINLGQDKYLFTPVIFLSSTKTYKIGADRPLSYTRCRELFFEALRRIGVTDPKVYGLHSLRSGGASHLANKHVPEALIMQQGRWKTTEAKNRYVKWDIKQRLDLSKTLFKE; translated from the exons ATGTTTGAGCTAAAACATGGCCGCTTCCTTCCTGTGCCCGGTTTTCTACTTTATGACGACACAATCTCAGTCACTGGATCAACGGCTG TCGccgtttttctttctctctttttttttcaaaattgtggtttttTCCAGGCATGCCGTCTTTTGAGTCGTGCTTCTCCTGTGGAATGTCTGGCCATTGGTCCAGAAATTGCCCCTACTCCTTTGGTTCCAACACCTACTCACGTTACCGAAATCAGGCAAGACCCACACCAGCCGTCCCTTTCACCGGGCAGAGACCTCCATTCCCATCATGGCACGCCCCATCCTACCAGTTCCAGAGAGCATTGCCCCAAGCAGGCAACCAGGGAATTGCCCCGACAGGGTCTTTTGATACCGCCAGTACCAGCACCGCCTCAACATTGCCAAAAGCACAGTAAAGACAATATTCGCAATAAGTTCGATGACGTTCTAAAG ATAGTCCGAAACCACCCATTTTGGCTCGATTTCCCCCTCCATTTCCAAGCCAAGAAAGAAATAATGCTGCTAGATGTAATCTTTGCTAAATCCGAGGGTACGGTTATGGCTTATTTCTATAAATGTCGTCAATTTTTGTCCTGGTTAGAATTGCAAGGTATTCCTCCGATGCTCCCCTTTTCTGAACAAGTGTTAGCAATTTACCTGTCACATATAAAATCCCATTCAAACTCTGATAGTGCTTTGATTTCTACTGCTGCTTCATTGAGATGGTTACATTCATTGGTTAATGTCAAAAGTAACCCGCTTGATGCACCCATCGTTCAACATGTGATAGTCAGCGGTAGGCGGGAACTACATCATCCGCCCGCACAAAAACAGCCAATTTCCCTAAGTCAAGTCAAAGCCATTGTCGACCTTTTCGCGGGTCCTGATGCCTCACTTTTAGATCTTAGATCTGCCTGCTATGTCTCCCTCAAATATGCTCTCCTTTTTCGTCACAATGAGATGGCAGGTATGAAGGCTACCCACTTATCTGAATTGCCAAACAATAAGGGTATTTCAATCTTTATTCCAAAATCAAACACCGACATTTTCAGGGATGGTAGTACTGCTTTTCTTTGCGACACACTGGACACCTACTCACCAGTTGCGATTTTACGCCGATTTTTAGAGGCTGCTGGGATCAATCTGGGTCAAGACAAATATCTGTTCACCCCTGTTATATTTTTGTCCAGTACAAAAACGTACAAAATTGGCGCTGATAGACCCTTAAGTTACACTAGGTGCAGAGAGTTGTTTTTTGAGGCCCTTAGGCGCATAGGCGTAACCGATCCCAAGGTATACGGCCTTCATAGCCTAAGATCAGGCGGGGCTTCCCACCTAGCTAACAAACATGTTCCTGAAGCTTTGATAATGCAACAAGGTCGCTGGAAGACCACTGAGGCTAAAAACAGATACGTCAAATGGGATATCAAACAAAGACTAGACCTGTCAAAAACACTCTTCAAAGAGTAG